The following are from one region of the Polaribacter marinaquae genome:
- a CDS encoding RNA polymerase sigma factor: protein MEKLTDKYLWKSLKEGDLKAFSVLFETYYSNLHSYGLKICKDEALTEDTLQDFFMYVYEHRENLSDLDTIAPYLFTSYKRFLLKVIKKNEKVKPTDFSNENFVDIQFTAEELITNQEVESFKNKNLTQLLNKLPKRQKEAVYLKYYSGLKAKEISEIMGINYQSVVNTLHKAIKNLKEEISIIKLFKF from the coding sequence ATGGAAAAATTAACAGACAAATATTTATGGAAATCTTTAAAAGAAGGTGATTTAAAAGCGTTTTCTGTTCTTTTTGAAACTTATTATTCTAATTTACATAGTTACGGTTTAAAAATATGTAAAGATGAAGCGCTAACAGAAGATACTTTGCAAGACTTTTTTATGTACGTTTATGAACATAGAGAAAATTTAAGCGATTTAGATACAATTGCACCTTACCTTTTTACATCTTACAAACGATTTTTATTAAAAGTAATTAAGAAAAATGAAAAAGTAAAACCAACAGATTTTTCAAATGAAAATTTTGTAGACATTCAATTTACGGCAGAGGAGTTGATAACAAACCAAGAAGTTGAAAGCTTTAAAAATAAAAACTTAACACAGCTTTTAAATAAATTACCAAAAAGACAAAAAGAGGCAGTTTACTTAAAATATTACAGCGGTTTAAAAGCGAAAGAAATTTCTGAAATAATGGGTATTAACTACCAAAGTGTCGTAAATACTTTACATAAAGCAATTAAAAACTTAAAGGAAGAAATTTCGATTATTAAATTATTTAAGTTTTAG
- a CDS encoding FecR family protein, with product MSKKNYDSINDFLDDNSFKNWVFQNNGTDVGFWDFWIANNPDKQDLVNEAKDLVIGVSFNKKQVGKEKVAFEWQKLEAKIKAKQKQPKRKLRHLHKYGAVASILLLVVLSVYFINRNTRITHKTNYGEILTIKLKDGSDVTLNSNSSLSYYKNESRKVWLKGEAFFQVDKKIATNAKFWVLTDDLSVEVYGTSFNVSTKRKKTDVFLEEGNIWLKLKNGQDKKMIPGNYISYSSEKNKVLEDKNIFNARIKTSWKNGSLLFDNLSLEDAMEKIKESYGFSIIFKDEESKKLSITGAVPITNIDICLQAIEKSVNVAIVKEDNSLVISKK from the coding sequence ATGAGTAAGAAAAATTACGATAGCATAAACGATTTTTTAGATGATAATTCATTTAAAAATTGGGTTTTTCAAAACAACGGAACCGATGTGGGTTTTTGGGATTTTTGGATAGCTAATAATCCTGATAAACAAGATTTAGTTAATGAAGCTAAAGATCTTGTTATTGGTGTTTCTTTTAATAAAAAACAAGTTGGTAAAGAAAAAGTTGCTTTCGAATGGCAAAAATTAGAAGCTAAAATTAAAGCAAAACAAAAACAACCAAAAAGAAAATTAAGACATTTACATAAATATGGTGCAGTTGCATCAATTCTTCTATTGGTGGTTTTAAGTGTGTATTTTATCAATAGAAATACTAGAATTACGCACAAAACAAATTACGGAGAAATTTTAACGATTAAACTTAAAGATGGTAGTGATGTTACACTAAACTCTAATTCTAGTTTATCGTATTATAAAAATGAAAGTAGAAAAGTTTGGTTAAAAGGTGAAGCCTTTTTTCAGGTTGATAAAAAAATAGCAACCAATGCTAAGTTTTGGGTGTTAACAGATGATTTGTCTGTAGAAGTCTACGGAACATCTTTTAATGTAAGTACAAAAAGAAAGAAAACAGATGTGTTTTTAGAAGAAGGAAATATTTGGCTAAAACTTAAAAACGGTCAAGATAAAAAGATGATTCCGGGGAACTATATTTCGTATTCATCAGAAAAAAATAAAGTATTAGAAGATAAAAACATTTTTAATGCTAGAATAAAAACTTCATGGAAAAACGGTTCTTTATTGTTCGATAACTTATCTTTAGAAGATGCAATGGAAAAAATAAAAGAATCTTACGGGTTTTCTATAATTTTTAAAGATGAAGAGAGCAAAAAATTATCAATTACAGGTGCTGTACCAATTACCAACATAGATATTTGTTTACAAGCTATAGAAAAATCTGTAAATGTAGCAATTGTTAAAGAAGACAACTCTTTAGTAATTAGCAAAAAATAA
- a CDS encoding TonB-dependent receptor: MRQKYLLKLFTVAFMFMLPLGFMAQTIKGKITDKSGSALPFMNVLVKGTSIGTTTSDSGEFSLNVKSLPATLVVSSIGYKTKQINVTDTSFLNITIEEGDESLNEIVITGSRAPARSNTKSPLPIDIVSSKDLVSTGQTTFDKALQYKIPSFNTVQTPVNDATSLLDPYEIRNMGPSRTLILINGKRKNLSALLYTQTSPGRGETGSDISGIPTDAIKSVEVLRDGASAQYGSDAIAGVINIILKDSPNAGSATLRTGITSEGDGEMFGVSVNNGSTIGDDKGFINYTVDFSKTSLSNRPGTVDAAGEAADFGANIADVQEFLSRRPDAGNINGAPETAAAKFLINGSYKLSEQSNLYFNAAFVNKKVNSFANYRTPYWRTVTDFPYLADFFPGDNPNTAGGYDGYVPTFEGDLNDYNATVGFKSVINDWNVDASFTTGGNSQTYKVNNSHNRNFVYSPSTWVDANNNGTIDDGEVTEGSQLYRENSKKSFDPGGTSFSHNVGNIDVSKILSDNLSVAFGTEFRYETFEIIEGELGSYDGGGADSFAGNSPENSGQFTRYNFGGYASLNWNPTENLTLDGTIRSENYSDFGNAFVWKASGAYTINDKYTLRGSLSTGFRAPTLHQIYTQKAQYSFVPGQGIQVGGLVNNVSSQAGLLGIPKLKEETSTNFTLGLGGKVNRNLSFTVDYYSINVEDRIVLSTEITPPALPAFDGLSDLSFFVNALDTKTSGLDVVIGYNKIELGDGKLGFNLSGNYTIKNERDGEVKNPASVAATGQSVVNATQEALFFTSRPQTKWILGSTYDINKWGFSLNNTYFGKTTFKQQGLDANLRTEFTPKVVTDLGINFNATEKLTLALNVNNLFNVLPEWSFKAENAAGTAIINDPAAIKNQSNLITFNQRYSQMTYDGYHFSQLGTMFNLSLNYQF, translated from the coding sequence ATGAGACAAAAGTATTTATTAAAACTATTTACAGTTGCTTTTATGTTTATGCTACCACTTGGGTTTATGGCACAAACTATAAAAGGGAAGATTACAGACAAATCTGGTAGTGCATTACCTTTTATGAATGTTTTGGTTAAAGGAACTTCTATAGGAACAACTACAAGTGATTCTGGAGAGTTTAGCCTTAACGTTAAAAGTTTACCAGCTACATTGGTAGTATCTTCTATAGGCTACAAAACAAAACAAATTAATGTTACAGATACTTCTTTTCTAAACATTACAATAGAAGAAGGAGATGAGTCTTTAAATGAAATTGTAATTACGGGTTCTAGAGCACCAGCTCGTAGTAATACAAAAAGTCCGTTACCAATAGATATCGTTTCATCTAAAGATTTAGTTTCTACAGGACAAACAACTTTTGATAAAGCATTACAGTACAAAATACCTTCTTTTAATACGGTACAAACTCCTGTTAACGATGCAACATCTTTACTAGATCCTTATGAAATTAGAAATATGGGACCAAGTAGAACGTTAATTCTTATAAACGGTAAACGTAAAAATTTAAGTGCATTATTGTATACACAAACTTCTCCTGGTAGAGGAGAAACAGGTTCAGATATTTCTGGTATACCAACAGATGCAATTAAATCTGTAGAGGTTTTAAGAGATGGTGCTTCTGCGCAATATGGTTCTGATGCAATTGCAGGTGTAATAAATATTATATTAAAAGATAGTCCAAATGCAGGTTCTGCAACTTTAAGAACAGGAATTACTTCTGAAGGTGACGGAGAAATGTTTGGTGTAAGTGTAAATAATGGATCTACAATTGGTGATGACAAAGGTTTTATTAATTATACAGTAGATTTTTCTAAAACAAGTTTATCAAATAGACCCGGAACAGTAGATGCTGCTGGAGAAGCTGCAGATTTTGGAGCAAATATTGCAGATGTTCAAGAGTTTTTATCTAGAAGACCAGATGCAGGAAACATTAACGGAGCGCCAGAAACTGCTGCTGCTAAATTTTTAATTAATGGTTCTTATAAATTAAGTGAGCAGTCTAACTTATATTTTAATGCTGCATTTGTAAATAAGAAAGTAAATTCTTTTGCAAACTATAGAACTCCGTATTGGAGAACCGTTACAGATTTTCCTTATTTAGCAGATTTCTTTCCAGGAGACAACCCTAATACAGCAGGAGGTTATGATGGTTATGTACCAACTTTTGAAGGAGATTTAAATGATTACAATGCTACAGTTGGTTTTAAATCTGTAATTAACGATTGGAATGTTGATGCAAGTTTTACAACCGGTGGAAACTCGCAAACTTATAAAGTAAACAACTCTCATAATAGAAACTTTGTGTATTCTCCTTCTACTTGGGTAGATGCTAATAACAACGGAACAATTGATGATGGTGAAGTTACAGAAGGTTCTCAATTATATAGAGAAAACAGTAAAAAATCTTTTGATCCAGGAGGAACTTCTTTTTCTCATAATGTAGGTAATATTGATGTTTCTAAGATTCTTTCTGATAATTTAAGTGTTGCTTTTGGTACAGAATTTAGATATGAAACTTTTGAAATTATAGAAGGTGAATTAGGTTCTTATGATGGTGGAGGAGCAGATTCTTTCGCAGGAAATAGCCCAGAAAATTCAGGTCAATTTACACGTTATAACTTTGGTGGTTATGCTTCTTTAAACTGGAATCCTACAGAGAATTTAACTTTAGATGGTACAATTAGAAGTGAAAATTATTCAGATTTTGGAAATGCTTTTGTTTGGAAAGCAAGTGGTGCTTACACAATAAATGATAAGTATACATTAAGAGGTTCTTTATCTACAGGATTTAGAGCGCCAACATTACATCAAATTTATACACAAAAAGCTCAATATAGTTTTGTGCCAGGTCAAGGTATTCAAGTAGGTGGTTTGGTTAACAATGTATCTTCTCAGGCAGGATTGTTAGGAATACCTAAATTAAAAGAAGAAACTTCTACAAACTTTACTTTAGGTTTAGGAGGAAAAGTAAACAGAAACCTAAGTTTTACAGTAGATTATTATAGTATTAATGTAGAAGATAGAATTGTTCTAAGTACAGAGATTACACCACCAGCTTTACCAGCATTTGATGGTTTATCAGATTTAAGCTTTTTCGTAAATGCTTTAGACACTAAAACTTCTGGTTTAGATGTTGTAATTGGTTATAATAAAATAGAATTAGGAGATGGTAAATTAGGATTTAATTTATCGGGTAACTATACGATCAAAAATGAGAGAGATGGCGAAGTTAAAAACCCTGCTTCTGTAGCTGCTACAGGTCAGTCTGTTGTTAATGCAACTCAAGAAGCATTGTTTTTTACTTCAAGGCCACAAACAAAATGGATTTTAGGTTCTACTTATGATATTAATAAGTGGGGATTCTCTTTAAACAACACGTATTTTGGTAAAACAACATTTAAACAACAAGGTTTAGATGCTAATTTAAGAACAGAGTTTACACCAAAAGTTGTTACAGATTTAGGAATCAACTTTAACGCTACAGAAAAGTTAACTTTAGCTTTAAACGTTAATAATTTATTTAATGTTTTACCAGAATGGAGCTTTAAAGCAGAAAACGCAGCAGGAACAGCAATTATTAATGATCCGGCAGCAATTAAAAATCAATCTAACTTGATAACTTTTAACCAACGTTATTCTCAAATGACGTATGATGGTTACCACTTTAGCCAGTTAGGTACAATGTTTAATTTATCTTTAAACTACCAGTTCTAA
- a CDS encoding MoxR family ATPase has protein sequence MDIDVRAINEKIERESAFIDILTLEMNKVIVGQKQMIESLLIGLLGNGHILLEGVPGLAKTLAINTLSKAVQGSFSRVQFTPDLLPADVVGTMIYNMKENDFAIKKGPIFANFVLADEINRAPAKVQSALLEAMQERQITIGDTTFKLDEPFLVMATQNPVEQEGTYPLPEAQVDRFMLKVVIDYPKLQDEQVIMRQNLTGGFAKVNPVISVDQIIKAREVANEVYMDEKIEKYILDIIFATRYPEKYNLPQLKDLINFGASPRGSINLAKAAKCYAFIKRRGYVIPEDVRAVVKDVLRHRIGITYEAEAENVTSVNIINSIINEVEVP, from the coding sequence ATGGATATAGATGTAAGAGCTATTAATGAAAAAATTGAGAGAGAAAGTGCTTTTATAGACATTCTTACTTTAGAGATGAACAAAGTTATTGTAGGTCAAAAGCAAATGATAGAAAGTTTGCTAATTGGTTTACTTGGTAATGGTCATATTTTACTAGAAGGTGTGCCTGGTTTGGCAAAAACCCTAGCAATTAACACGCTATCTAAAGCGGTACAAGGTAGTTTTAGTAGAGTACAATTTACACCAGATTTACTACCTGCAGATGTTGTTGGAACCATGATTTACAACATGAAAGAAAACGACTTTGCAATTAAAAAAGGACCAATTTTTGCAAACTTTGTTTTAGCAGATGAGATTAACAGAGCACCAGCAAAAGTACAATCTGCGCTACTAGAAGCAATGCAAGAACGTCAAATCACCATTGGCGACACAACTTTTAAATTAGACGAACCTTTCTTAGTAATGGCAACTCAAAACCCTGTAGAACAAGAAGGTACTTACCCATTACCAGAAGCACAGGTAGATAGATTTATGCTAAAAGTTGTAATAGATTATCCTAAGTTACAAGACGAGCAAGTAATTATGCGTCAAAATTTAACTGGCGGATTCGCAAAAGTAAATCCGGTAATTTCTGTAGACCAAATTATTAAAGCAAGAGAAGTTGCTAATGAAGTTTATATGGATGAAAAAATAGAAAAATACATTCTAGACATCATTTTTGCGACACGTTATCCAGAAAAATACAACTTACCACAATTAAAAGATTTAATAAATTTTGGTGCATCACCTCGTGGAAGCATCAATTTAGCCAAAGCAGCTAAATGTTATGCTTTTATAAAACGAAGAGGTTATGTAATACCAGAAGACGTTAGAGCTGTTGTAAAAGATGTTTTACGTCACAGAATTGGTATTACTTATGAAGCAGAAGCAGAAAATGTAACATCTGTAAACATTATCAATTCTATTATTAACGAAGTAGAAGTGCCATAG
- a CDS encoding BatD family protein: MKKQIFYILFLISTISFAQNPMVKAEIDTTNIRIGEQFQLKISVDETKNVIIPKIKLKGLEIVDSTKVDTLKNSLIRKYILTGFDSGAFYIPQQQIFVKNQAYLTDSLLVNVATIAVDTTKVKKFPIKAIKAEPYTFDDFKIYIYIALAILAIIGFWIYWFVIRKRKEEEEVPTYRTLPPYEEAIFKLNELDEKLLWQNNKVKEYYSELTEIVRGYIERELNVPALENTTDEVLEMINDFKKSDTIETSKETIAKLKDLLREADLVKFAKSKPLAIEIEDDRKDAEFIIGNLKPKQITAQEDELE, translated from the coding sequence ATGAAAAAACAGATATTCTATATATTATTTCTTATTTCGACCATAAGTTTTGCACAAAACCCAATGGTAAAAGCAGAAATTGATACAACCAATATTAGAATTGGAGAACAGTTTCAATTAAAAATTTCTGTAGATGAAACAAAGAATGTAATTATTCCGAAGATAAAATTAAAAGGTTTAGAAATTGTAGATTCTACAAAAGTAGATACTCTTAAAAATAGCTTAATTAGAAAATACATTTTAACAGGTTTTGATAGCGGTGCATTTTACATTCCGCAACAACAAATCTTTGTTAAAAACCAAGCTTATTTAACAGATTCTTTATTGGTAAATGTTGCTACAATTGCTGTAGATACTACAAAAGTCAAGAAATTTCCAATTAAAGCTATAAAAGCAGAACCATATACTTTCGACGATTTTAAAATATACATTTATATTGCTTTGGCTATTTTGGCAATTATTGGTTTTTGGATTTATTGGTTCGTAATCAGAAAAAGAAAAGAGGAAGAAGAAGTGCCAACTTACAGAACTTTGCCTCCTTACGAAGAAGCTATTTTTAAATTAAATGAATTAGACGAAAAACTATTGTGGCAAAACAATAAAGTAAAAGAATATTATTCTGAACTAACAGAAATTGTTAGAGGTTACATCGAAAGAGAATTAAATGTACCTGCTTTAGAAAACACCACAGATGAAGTTTTAGAAATGATTAACGATTTTAAAAAGTCTGATACAATAGAAACTTCTAAAGAAACAATTGCCAAGTTAAAAGATTTACTACGTGAAGCAGATTTAGTAAAATTTGCGAAATCGAAACCATTAGCAATAGAGATAGAAGACGATAGAAAAGACGCAGAATTTATTATAGGAAATTTAAAACCTAAACAAATAACAGCACAAGAAGATGAACTGGAGTAA
- a CDS encoding DUF58 domain-containing protein, whose amino-acid sequence MDTKEILKKVRKIEIKTKRLSNDIFGGEYHSSFKGRGMTFSEVRQYQFGDDVRAIDWNVTARYNEPYIKVFEEERELTMMLLVDVSGSELFGTSTQFKKDTVTEIAATLAFSATQNNDKVGLILFSDDIELFIPPKKGKSHVLRIIRELIEFQPKSKKTNIAAALKFLSSVLKKRAIVFMLSDFMDDDYEKTLKIAAKKHDLTGIRVFDKHDEEIPNLGMVPMLDAETGNVLTINTASKSVRTNYKANALRLTDYYLNMFKRSGAGAVNTRVDENYVKKLLGYFKHKGK is encoded by the coding sequence ATGGATACAAAAGAAATACTTAAAAAAGTTCGTAAAATAGAAATTAAGACAAAGCGTTTGTCTAATGATATTTTTGGCGGAGAATACCATTCTTCTTTCAAAGGGCGTGGTATGACTTTTTCTGAAGTTCGCCAATATCAATTTGGTGATGATGTTAGAGCAATTGATTGGAATGTAACTGCAAGATACAACGAACCGTATATTAAAGTTTTTGAAGAAGAAAGAGAACTAACCATGATGCTTTTAGTAGACGTATCTGGGTCAGAACTTTTTGGTACTTCAACACAATTTAAAAAAGACACAGTTACAGAAATTGCAGCAACACTTGCATTTTCTGCAACTCAAAACAACGATAAAGTTGGTTTAATTTTATTTTCTGATGATATAGAACTCTTCATTCCACCTAAAAAAGGAAAAAGTCATGTTTTACGAATTATTAGAGAATTAATCGAGTTTCAACCTAAAAGTAAAAAAACTAATATTGCAGCGGCATTAAAGTTTTTATCTAGTGTGCTTAAAAAAAGAGCTATTGTTTTTATGTTATCAGATTTTATGGATGATGATTATGAAAAAACACTAAAAATAGCTGCGAAAAAGCACGATTTAACTGGTATTCGAGTTTTTGATAAACATGATGAAGAAATTCCTAATCTAGGAATGGTGCCAATGTTAGATGCAGAAACAGGTAACGTTTTAACTATAAATACCGCATCAAAATCTGTAAGAACCAATTATAAAGCAAATGCTTTAAGACTAACAGATTATTACTTAAACATGTTTAAAAGAAGTGGTGCAGGCGCTGTAAATACTAGAGTAGACGAAAATTATGTAAAAAAATTATTAGGATATTTTAAGCATAAAGGAAAGTAA
- a CDS encoding TonB-dependent receptor gives MFSKIVFLKFLLLVFVAFITLPTLSQNYKKEKVPLAVLLDKISNEHKIFFTYNANLLANKFVQEESFVNLSLKESISLLEKITPFLFDDLGNSYYVIYKKKESNKRKIHARGNTVFKKDIVVDSAFLNKKITVKGIVLSSENIPLSGATLQEEKTLVGTTTNADGTFEFEVLSNNSIIVSFIGHNSRILQLYPNKFHTIILASGQDLDEVQVVGSRNKNRVASDTPVAIDFIDIEKTATKSSQVEVNQFLQYAIPSFNATKQSGADGADHIDPATIRGLGPDQTLVLINGKRRHQASLINLYGTRGRGNSGTDLNAIPISAIKRIELLRDGASAQYGSDAIAGVLNIVLKDNDNSLDVKSTFGFYNADPNRFFPKRTDGFTTKLGLNYGTKISKNGFFNFSAEAISLENTTRPATEAREKYGQAEVKGVSFFLNSEIPIYKSTKLYFNGGVNYKNTEAFAFTRKPQSERNVLEIYPTGFNPLITSKIIDNSFSVGLLTTYKDWSVDLNNTFGRNNFHYFIKNTLNATLVENSPTEFDAGGHQLIQNTTSVDFSKYFNEKTYGFNVALGLEHRLDKYKIFSGEEASYAAYDVNDNLVNSDTSLEDYKTFNGKIRPGGSQGFPGYSPENELDKSRSNFSFYLDTEVDFSKKFMIGSAVRYEYYSDFGSTLNFKFASRYKISDKFNLRGSYSTGFRAPSLAQIYYNLTFTNFIGSKPSESFLVPNNSPIARRFNIEKLKEEKAKNFSLGFATKFNKSFNATFDAYYVAVKDRIILSGNFDASDLGLGIENVQFFANGVSTKTTGIDVVLNWYKNFENSKLSLDFSGNINHMIITDINNKELDEETFFGKREQQYLLASAPNNKFSLGVNYQYKKLKTALNFTRFSSVILIDWQISQDLANFNNSEAERLDASIDIYQPKLTTDLHFSYQFNKLINLQIGANNLFNIYPTKQESFTDSGGLWDATQMGTNGSFYYTKLNIKL, from the coding sequence ATGTTTTCGAAAATAGTATTTTTAAAATTTTTATTACTTGTTTTTGTTGCATTTATCACCTTACCTACACTTTCTCAAAATTATAAAAAAGAAAAAGTTCCTTTAGCTGTTTTACTAGATAAAATTAGTAACGAACACAAGATTTTCTTTACATATAACGCTAATTTACTAGCGAATAAGTTTGTGCAAGAAGAAAGTTTTGTAAACTTATCTTTAAAAGAATCTATTTCTTTATTAGAAAAAATTACACCCTTTTTATTTGACGATTTAGGAAATAGTTATTACGTTATTTACAAAAAGAAAGAGTCTAATAAACGAAAAATTCACGCTAGAGGAAATACCGTTTTTAAAAAAGATATTGTTGTTGATAGTGCATTTTTGAATAAAAAAATTACAGTTAAAGGTATTGTTTTAAGTTCAGAAAATATTCCTTTAAGCGGTGCAACATTGCAAGAAGAAAAAACTTTAGTAGGCACAACCACAAATGCAGATGGTACATTTGAATTCGAGGTTTTATCTAACAACAGTATTATTGTTAGTTTTATTGGTCATAATTCTAGAATATTACAATTGTATCCAAATAAATTTCATACCATAATATTAGCATCAGGACAAGATTTAGATGAAGTACAAGTGGTTGGTTCTAGAAATAAAAACAGAGTTGCAAGCGATACGCCTGTTGCAATAGATTTTATAGATATCGAAAAAACAGCTACAAAAAGTAGTCAAGTAGAAGTAAATCAGTTTTTGCAATATGCAATTCCTTCATTTAATGCTACCAAACAATCTGGTGCAGATGGCGCAGATCATATAGATCCCGCAACTATTAGAGGATTAGGACCAGATCAAACTCTAGTTTTAATTAACGGTAAAAGAAGGCATCAAGCTTCTTTAATTAACCTTTATGGTACACGCGGTAGAGGTAATTCTGGTACAGATTTAAATGCAATTCCTATTTCAGCCATTAAAAGAATAGAACTTTTAAGAGATGGCGCTTCTGCTCAATATGGTTCAGATGCAATTGCGGGTGTTTTAAACATTGTTCTAAAAGACAATGATAATTCACTAGATGTTAAGTCTACTTTTGGTTTTTACAATGCAGACCCTAATCGTTTTTTTCCGAAAAGAACAGATGGTTTTACAACTAAATTGGGTTTAAACTACGGAACAAAAATAAGTAAAAATGGATTTTTTAATTTTTCTGCAGAAGCAATTTCTTTAGAAAACACCACAAGACCAGCAACAGAAGCGAGAGAAAAATACGGGCAAGCAGAGGTAAAAGGAGTAAGTTTTTTTTTAAACTCAGAAATTCCTATTTATAAATCGACAAAACTTTACTTTAACGGAGGCGTAAATTATAAAAATACAGAAGCTTTTGCGTTTACAAGAAAACCGCAAAGCGAACGAAATGTTCTAGAAATTTATCCAACAGGATTTAATCCTTTAATCACTTCCAAAATAATTGACAATTCTTTTTCGGTTGGTTTGCTAACAACTTATAAAGATTGGAGTGTTGATTTAAATAATACCTTCGGAAGAAATAACTTTCATTACTTTATTAAAAACACCTTAAATGCAACTTTGGTAGAAAACTCGCCAACAGAGTTTGATGCTGGCGGGCATCAATTAATTCAGAATACAACAAGTGTCGATTTTTCAAAATATTTTAATGAAAAAACTTACGGATTTAATGTGGCACTTGGTTTAGAGCATCGTTTAGATAAATATAAAATTTTTTCTGGTGAAGAAGCCTCTTATGCTGCTTACGATGTAAATGATAATTTAGTAAATTCGGATACTTCTTTAGAAGATTATAAAACGTTTAATGGCAAAATAAGACCTGGCGGTTCACAAGGTTTTCCTGGGTATTCTCCAGAAAATGAGTTAGATAAAAGTCGCTCTAATTTTAGTTTTTATTTAGATACAGAAGTAGATTTTTCTAAAAAATTTATGATTGGTTCTGCTGTTAGATACGAGTATTACAGTGATTTTGGTAGCACATTAAATTTTAAGTTTGCTTCTCGATACAAAATTTCAGATAAATTTAATTTAAGAGGTTCTTATAGCACCGGTTTTAGAGCGCCTTCTTTAGCACAAATATATTACAACTTAACGTTTACTAATTTTATTGGCAGCAAGCCGTCGGAGTCTTTTTTAGTGCCCAATAATAGTCCTATAGCTAGAAGGTTTAATATCGAAAAATTAAAAGAAGAAAAAGCCAAAAACTTTAGTTTAGGTTTTGCTACAAAATTTAATAAGTCTTTTAATGCAACCTTTGATGCTTATTACGTTGCAGTTAAAGACAGAATAATTTTAAGCGGTAATTTTGATGCGTCAGATTTGGGTTTAGGCATCGAAAATGTACAGTTTTTTGCAAACGGAGTTAGTACAAAAACAACTGGTATTGATGTTGTTTTAAATTGGTATAAGAATTTTGAAAACAGCAAGCTTTCATTAGACTTTTCTGGAAATATCAATCACATGATAATTACAGATATTAATAATAAAGAGTTAGATGAAGAAACTTTTTTTGGCAAAAGAGAACAACAATATTTACTAGCTTCTGCACCAAATAATAAATTTAGTTTGGGTGTAAATTATCAGTATAAAAAACTTAAAACGGCTTTAAATTTTACAAGATTTAGTAGCGTTATACTAATCGATTGGCAAATTAGTCAAGATTTAGCTAATTTTAATAATTCAGAAGCAGAAAGGTTAGATGCTTCTATAGATATTTATCAGCCAAAATTAACAACAGACTTACATTTTAGTTATCAATTTAATAAACTAATAAATTTGCAAATTGGTGCAAATAATCTTTTTAATATTTACCCTACAAAACAAGAAAGCTTTACTGATAGCGGAGGTTTGTGGGATGCTACGCAAATGGGAACAAATGGTTCTTTTTACTACACAAAATTGAATATAAAATTATAA